DNA sequence from the Candidatus Fluviicola riflensis genome:
CTGAAGGTTGTGCTCCGTTGGAAGTCCAGTTTACCAATACCACGCCGGGAAACCTGGCTTCGTGTGTCTGGCAGTTCGAATCGGCGGGAACACAAACCGATTGCGGAACCGTTTCGGCTACGTTTGAGAACTCAGGCTTGTTTGATGTTTCGTTAACGGTTACTTCAATCAACGGTTGCGTGAACAATGCCACGTATGATGATTACATCTACGTTGAAGCCGATCCGTTGGCATCATTCTCAGCATCGGAAACAGTATTGACCAACCTCGCAACCGAAGTTTTCTTCCAGAACAGTTCATCGGGGGCGGTTACCTATCAATGGGATTTCGGAGATGGTTCACCAAACGAAAACGGACTAAATGCGTTGCATGAATTTCCGCTGAATTCGACCAGTAATTATGGCGTTTATTTGGTCGCTTATTCCGAATTAGGATGCACCGATACGGCGAAAATCGTGATCCAGGTTACAGAGGAATTGATCTTCTACGTTCCCAATTCGTTTACGCCGGATGGTGATGAATACAACAACGTATTCCAGCCGGTGTTTACTTCTGGTTTTGATCCACACGATTTTTCGGTATTGATCTTCAACAGATGGGGTGAAATATTATGGGAATCGTTTGATCCGAATGTAGGTTGGGACGGAACGTATCACAACGAACCGGTTCCACAGGGATCTTATACCTGGCAAATCGAGTTCAAAACCGCCGATACCGATGAGCGGAAACGATACTCAGGACATCTCACTATTTTGAAGTAACATTAAGCGAGTCCGTTAGGTGAGCCAAAATTCGTGAATTCGTGGGAGACAAAACCTGTTCGTTGACGAAGTCGACGAAACGTACAAGCAACTAAATTTTCGCAGGAAACACAGATTTAACACCAAATCAAAAGCATAACGCATTTTTGTGATAGTTTTGTACCGCTTTGGTAATTAAAACATATAATCAATGATCGCTCGCCTTCGACAAATCGACTTTTCCTCCCTGAAAACAATTCTCATTTTCGGATTAATTGTGAGGCTCGTAGCCGCCTTTTTTTCAGAAGGTTACGGAATGCACGACGATCATTACCTGGTGATCGAGGCAGCCGGTTCGTGGGTCGACGGACAGGATTATAACCATTGGTTACCGTGGACACCCGATAATACCGGAATGCCGGAAGGACATAGTTTTACGTACGTAGGGTTCAATTTTCTGCTGTTGGGCTTCCTGAAAATGATCGGAATCGCCGATCCGAAAATGCTGATGCTCATCAATCGGCTCATTCATGCCTTATTTTCGTTATTGGTGATCAAATACGGTTACAAGATCACCGAAAAACTTTCCGATAAAAAAACAGCTGTTTTAGCCGGCTGGATGCTCGCCATGTTGTGGGCAATGCCTTTCCTTTCAGTGAGAAATCTTGTTGAGGTAGTGAGTATGCCTTTCCTGATCTGGGCGGTTTGGCTCACGCTTCGTGATAACAAAAAAAGCACGTTTTTCTGGGCCGGAATTTTGTTGGGCGTAGCCATTTCGCTGCGGTACCAGATCGCTATTTACGCTGTTGGAATGGGAATTTGGTTCCTGGTCAAATGGGAATGGAAAAAACTCCTGCTGTTTAGTGCCGGAACGCTTGTGATGTTTGTTCTCACACAAGGCTTGGTGGATTACTGCATCTGGGGTTATCCATTTGCCGAGTTTACGGCGTATGTGATCTACAACATGAATGAAGGAGTAGGGTACATGACCAATACTAACTACTTCATGTATTTCTATGTGTTGTTTGGAATTCTGTTATTTCCGCTGGGAATTTTGGCACTCATCGGTTATTTCAAATCGGCTAAAAAATACATGATCATTTTCTTGCCGACTTTTTTGTTTTTGCTGTTCCATTCTATTTTCCCGAACCGGCAGGAGCGCTTCATCTTAACAATTTTGCCGCTGGTGATCGTACTGGCGTTTTTGGGAATCCGTGAATTGCGTCAGCGAGTATTCTGGAACAAATTCTGGCGTGTTTCCTGGATAGCTTTCTGGGTATTGAACATTCCGATGATCATGATTATTTCGACTACGACATCCAAAAAATCGCGGTTGAATACCATGTACGCACTTTACGGGCATTCAAAAGGAAACGAACACATTCTCATTGAAGCCACTGGCGAAACCAATCCGGAAATGATGCCGTTTTTCTATGCCGGCGGCTGGAAATTTCAGTTTGCCGAACGCAGAAAAGAAGATACTACTTCATTGGAAACGTACCTCAACTATCCGCACGATTTTGTGTTCTTTTTCGGGCAGGAAAATTTGGAGAAGCGCATCAGTGATTTCAAGCGCATTTACCCGAAAATGACCAAGGAAAAAGAAATCGAACCGAGTTTGATTGACAAAACGCTACATAAAATCAACCCTCGCAATTCTAACTCGTACGTAGAAATTTGGCGGACGCATCAATAATTGTTTAAATCGCTCGTTCCTTGTTGTAAAGCTTGTGATTTATGCGAAAACCGATTGTTACCTTATTGCTCATCTCAAGCCTTTCCTTCATTGGAAAAGCGCAGGATTGTTTGTGGATAAGTCCCGGATTGGGCGTTTCTACAGGTGGCCATTCAGCGATGATGCATGTGGATATTTCGGCAACATACCTGCGCTACAATCGCTGGGGATTTTCAGGTAATCTGCAAGCCAATGGACGAACGTTTTCCAATACTAAAAACAATACGTTAAAAGCGTATTCCGGATTTGGGATTCAGTTTGCATACAATCTTTTACCTTACGACGAAAACGACAAAAAACTCATCGCGCGACTTGGTTTTTGTAACGGAAGTGGAACGTTTGTAAACTCGTATATCGGTTCGGATGAACCAACCGATTCAACTGCGAATCAGAACCAAGAACAATTTTATGATGTTACTAATTTCACCAGTTTCGGCGCCGAAGCAAGTATTGAATTTTTATTGAGCCATCGTCCCAACAGGGCTTTCAGCGCTCAGTTGTATACGATTGTTATGCGCCATCCGTTTATTGGAATCTCGCTGCGGTTTAATCTTGGGAAGTTTGAGTGAATAGTTTCCCGGATAAATAGTCGTTCGTAATTTTGCGAATTCACAACCGTTTATTTGATATGCCAATTCGCAAAATTACGAACGAATTCACAAGTCAAAATTGATCGGATAAATGATCTTCAAGTAATCTCAGTAGAGGATGTTAGTTGTAAATCCGCAGTAGATTACCACCATTCCAAATTACCTGGTATTGCCGCAATCCCCATTTCGAGCCTTTGATCGGTGAACCATCATAAAGCGAAAATTGTGCGTTCGAGCACGGATCGTCTAATTGCAAAAAATTATCCGGATTTGTGATCAAACCACTGCTGCATGTGTTTTCGGGATCTTCCGGCGACTGGCGCTCAAAAGCCACAAACACATCATATGACTGGCGGTAAACAATAATTCCCTTAATGCCACCGTTTACATAAGCCCAGCCACCTGCTCCGTTGAGATCGGTGTAGGATGGAAGTGTAAGATCAATGGTAATATCAAACGGAATACTCGCAATAGGATGATTCTTGTTCTTTTTGCACGAGGCAGAAACAAGGAAGAGTAACACAAAAAAGATTTGTAATTTCACCAAACGCATATGCGAGTTTTAAGACTATGAAGATAAGAACGTTTTTTCATCTATTTCTATTGTGTGTGGTGTTAAATTCTGCTGCATGCAGAAGTACTGGTCCGGAAGGTACGCCTGCTACCGTTGAGGAAGCCGAAAAACAATTGGCCAAAAAACATAAAAAAGAAGCCAAGGTATCGAAACGGGAACTCAAAAAAGCCAAAAAGGAATATTGGAAACGTCAAAGTAAAGCGACCCGTAAAAGCGTAAAACGCAATGAAAAACGCCAGAAAAAAATCATGCGCAAGAAACGCAGACAAGGCGAATACAATTGGGAAGATCAGGAGCGTTGGGAAAACCAATAGGAATTTTGAATGTTGAATTTTGAATGTTGAATTGAAAATGTAAAAGTTTCCTGAAGCAATAAAATTGCTTTTCAATTAAACCTGAAGCCGAATTAAAAATTAGGTAATTATATATAATTTTACACCAAAATAATTTGGTAGTTGTGTAAATAAGTTCTATATTTGTTTCATTAAATGTTGAAACAATGATTAACAAGGACTTCAAATCGATCTTAGAATTACTCAAAGAGTTTTCAAATGAGCAAATTTGTATTGACCACCTAACGGAATTGCGTTGGGATGGTGACGTTGTTTCACCGTTCGATTCATCATCTAAAGTCTATACCTGTAAAGGTAATAAATACCGATGCAAAAACACAGGTAAGTATTTCAATGTGCGCACAGGAACAATGTTTGATAATACTAAGATTCCACTTCAAAAATGGTTCTTAGCTATTTGGATTGTTACCTCACACAAAAAAGGTATTTCATCTGTTCAACTTTCAAAAGATATTGACGTTACACAAAAATCAGCATGGTTCATGCTTCAACGTATTCGTAACTGTTTCGGAATCGAAAACAACAACGAATTGGACAACGAAGTTGAATGCGATGAAACGTATGTAGGTGGCAAGAATAAAAACCGTCACGCTGATAAAAAGGTAGCTAATTCACAAGGTCGTTCTACTAAAGACAAAGCGCCTGTATTCGGAATGGTTGAACGTAATGGTAAATTGAACGCTAAAAAGGTTGATGATACCAAGGCACGTACTTTAACCAATGAAATCATTCAAGTGGTTAAAGAAACGGCTACGATGTACACGGATGAATATCTTGGGTACAGTTCATTGAAAAGAATCTACGATCACGCTTTCGTGAAACATAATTCCGGTGAATACGTAAATGGACGAATCCACACCAATACAATCGAGGGCTTTTGGTCTTTGTTGAAACGTGGAATATTTGGTATTTACCACTTCACTAGTAAGAAGCATTTGCAGATGTACGTTGATGAATTTGTATTCCGATACAATACAAGAGAACACACAGAAACTAGCCGTTTTAATTTGCTATTGGCTAACAGCACAAAACGTTTAACATACAATACTCTAATCAATGGGTAAGACAAACATTATTACTGTAAATGGAAGTCAGATATTAATATCCAACTTCAAAGAAGAAGATTACATCTGCTTAACTGATATGGTTAGAGCAAATGACGGGGATGATTCCAGACCTAATATCATTGTACAGAACTGGATGAGGAATAGAAATACCGTAGAATTCTTAGGTGTTTGGGAGAGTTTAAACAATCCTGCGTTTAAAGGCATCGAATTCGATGCCTTAAGAAAAGAAGCAGGGTTAAACTCATTTGTGCTTACTCCTAAAAAGTGGACTGAATTAACTGATGCAATTGGTGTTATCTCGAAACAAGGCAAACAAGGCGGTATATATGCGCATAAAGATATTGCCTTTGAATTTGGATCATGGTTAAGTCCTATTTTCAAGTTGTACATCATTAAAGAGTATCAACGACTAAAAGAAATTGAGAATAATCAATACGGCTTAGAATGGAATGTAAAGAGAATGGTGAGTAAAGCAAATTACCACATACACACACAGGCTGTTAAGGATTACATAATACCTAGAGCTGGGTATTCTCAGGCAAAAGAATGGTTAGCCTATGCCGATGAAGCGGATCTTTTAAATATTGTGGTATTTGGATGCACCGCAAAAGCATGGCGGGAATCTAATCCTGTAAGAAGCCTAAGAGGTGAGAACATTCGTGATATGGCAAGTATTAATGATCTAACAATATTATCAAACATGGAAAGCTTAAACTCCATTTTGATAACGAATGGTATAGACCGTAAAGAGCGATTTAAAATACTTCATCAGACCGTAAAGAGTCAAAAATCAGTATTAGATGGGTTAGACTCAAATAGAGCAATACCTAAATTATCTGACACAACTTACATAGATGCTATTGCAATTCAACATCTTGAGCCACCTAAACCGAAACCAAAAGTTTCTGATTTAAATACTCCTAACCTATCTATTAACAAAGAAATAGCAAAGGAAACAGAAAAACGCAAAGATTTATCCGATTTCAACCAAAATCTTGTAAAAGCAATAAAGAACGAAAAAGGCACTAAGTAAGTGCCTTTACTTTTTTCAACCATTCCATTATTTCACTCTCATTACCTGAGTCTGCTGTCTGCTCGATAAGTTTAAGGTATTCATCCGAATGTGTTTCGTAGTCTAATTCTAGCAGTCTTAAAACAACGCTTGTTTTATTCGGTGTGTATGCGCTTGCATCTATTCCTATTTTAGCTAGGGTTCGGATTAGTCGCGTGATCTTAATATCATCTTCAATCAATAGTGTAATTACGTCTTTCATGGCTTTAGTTTCCATCAAATATAATCGTTTGTATCCAATTGGATACAGATAGAATGTATTTTATCGAATACAATTGTTCTATGGATAAGAAAGCGATGTTAGAACAACTTGGTTTGAAGGTAAAAGAAATCAGATTGCAGAAAGGTTTGACGCAAACCGAATTAGCAAACAAGATTGGTAAAGATCATCCCTCGATCAACAAACTTGAAAACGGTAAAGTGAATCCGAGTTACATTTTCCTTTGTGAAGTTGCAGAGGGTCTAAATATCGATATAAAGCAAATTATTTAGCCGTTCATACAAAACATTTTGCCGTTCATCAAAATAAATTGCTATAAATTCCATACTATTTGAATTGTGTTGCGCAATTCAAATACATTTGTTCTAGTTGTTAGCCGCTCTCGGCGCAATGAACATTGATTGATATTGAGTTTGTATTAATGATGTATGAGCTTTAAAGTTGGAGGGATTCACTACCCCTTATTTAACAATTAAAAGCAACACCCATTAAAACGATCTTCAAATGTAATGAAAACCCGTGTTGAAAGGCACGGGTTTTCTCTTTAAAAAAATTAGAGAATTTGCAGGAAATAAGGGTGACTGCAAATGCAGCGGGGTAGTGCCCGCCAAGTAAAATCTACACCCGATTCAATCAAATGTTCAAGTTTAAAGAGGGCGGTCAAAAAGACCGTTGCGAAGCGATTCGCATTATTGAGCCACTCACAAAGGTCGTGAATGGGAAAGTTATAATACTTAGCGATAAGGAAAGGAGAGACGCAAGTTATCCTGTAAAAATTTATCACTTGAATTAACAACTAGTGGCTGGGCGGACTTCGGTTCGCCCTTTTATATTGTCTTGTGTAAAAATGTATATAATTACCAAAAATTAAGCATTCAACATTAAAAATTACTTAACAAAGAGTTTCTCCCGCCAATTCTCAGCTTCTTCCGCCTTCAATAATCCCAGTTTCAATAAGTATTGAATAGTTTTTTCAAACGCCAGCGGATACTCAATTCCTTTGTAGTTCCAGTCGGTTTGCTCCAGCCATTTGCCTACCTGATCAGAACGCAGATTATAGCGCCAGCTGATGATCTCAACTGTGTCATTACTTTCTTTAATTTCCCTCGCTTTCTCGTTGACCACCTTACACATCCTTTTTAAGATGGTTTTATGCTGATCGGCGATTTCGTTGCGCACCGCGATTACAAAACATGGCCATGGAGTCACTACATCATCGATCCAGCGACATTTTTGCTGTTCCACAAAAGGGAATGTGGTGTATTTTTCCCACAAAAAAGCTTGCGCTTCATGGTGTTTCAAGGCCCATAATCCGCCATAAATATCACCGATTACATTGAATTTCAGTTGATCCAGGTTCCAGCCTTCATTATCGGCCATTACATACGCCATCAGGTGCGAACCCGAACCCTCGCGTGAAATGGCAAATGTTTGGTTTTCAAGATCAGCGTTTTGCTGAATGTTCGAATCGAACGGAACGTGAACACCCCACGAAAGCGGTGAAACGACATAAACCTGTAATATTTTCGCGTCCAATCCCTGCAAAACGGCTTTGGTAATTCCTTCCGTCAGCAAAACAGCAATGTCGATAGAACCGGTTTCCAATCCGCGGATCATTTGTCCGGTACCGCCACTCATGTCACTCCAATGCAGGTCGAGACCAATGTCGCGCATTTTTCCTTCTTCGATTGCCAACCGCCACGGAAGGTTAAAATGTTCAGGCACACCGCCTATTTTCAGACCTAAAAGTTGTTTGGTTGTCATGATCGTGCAAATTGCATGGTAAATAAACGCTTATAATAACCGTCGAGTTGTAAAAGTTCGTCGTGCGATCCCATTTCCTTGATTTCACCTTTGTCGAGTACCACAATTGTGTCTGCTTGTTGAATCGTCGATAACCGATGGGCGATCACGATGGAAGTTCTGCCCTCCGTCAATTTTGCGGTGGCTTCCTGGATCATTTCCTCCGATTCGTTGTCGACGCTTGAAGTGGCTTCATCCAAAATCAGGATATGCGGATTGTAAACATACGCCCGGATAAACGCCAGCAACTGCCGCTGACCGACAGAAAGTACGCCGCCGCGTTCACCAACCTGGTAATCGTATCCTCCGGGAAGCAGTTGAATGAAGTAATCGGCACCAACGGCTCTGGCCGCTTCAATGACCTGCTCACGTGAAATATCCGGATTTCCGAGCGTAATATTGTTGTGTACCGTATCCGAAAACAGGAAAATATCCTGTAACACGATTGCGATGTTTTTACGGAGGTAATCCATTTTGATGGAACGCAATTCGTGTTCACCAATGTAAATTTCGCCTTGCTGGTATTCGTAAAATCGCCCGAGTAGGTTCACAATCGATGTTTTTCCTGCGCCGGTTGCTCCCACAAACGCGACAGTTTTTCCCGGTTCAATAGTTAGATTGATATTTTTCAGCACCGGCTGATCGTCGGTATACGCAAACGAAACATTCTGAAAACGCAGTTCCTGTTGAAAATCGCAATCATCGACAGTTCCGGATTCCTGTACATGTTCTTCAGTATCGATGATCTGGAATACACGTTCGGCGCGAACTACTCCACGTTGAAGAATATTGAATTTATCTGCGAGCTGACGAATGGGCCGGTACATCATACTGATCCACATCGAAAAGGCGAAAATGTCCAGAAAGACGTTTTTCTCCGGAGCAACAGGACCGGTGAACACGTAAGCTCCCCATAAAATCAGGAAAGCAGTTGAAAACGAACTCAGGAATTCGACCACCGGAAAGAAAATCGAAAATGCCCAAACGGCATTGATGTGTGCTTGTCGGTGATCCTTGTTAATTTCCTCGAATGCTTTGTATTCCACTTCTTCACGGCCATACAATTGCACGATGTTCATACCCGTAATGCGCTCCTGAACAAACGTGTTGAGCCGGTTTACCTGGGTGCTTTCCTGCTGAAATGATTTACGCATAGCGCGCGCAAATACACGGGTTGCATAGATCAATACCAACGCCGGAATCAGTGCTAACGCGGTGAGTTGCCAGTTGATCACAAACATCACTACTATGATCACCACGAGCATCAGCAAATCACTGATAATATCAATGAGTCCGGATGAAAACACTTCCGAAATGGCTTCGATATCCGAAACCACGCGCGTTACGAGATTCCCAACCGGTGTTTTGTCGAAATAGCGCATGCGGAACGTCGTAATATGGGAAAAGACTTTCACACGGATGTCGCGAATAACCGATTGTGCGAGCAGGTTACTGAAATACGTTGCCGAAAACTGCAAAACTGCCTCCAGGAACAACATTCCGAAAACAAGTAGCAGCCACATTCCGAATTGGGTTCCGTCCGGTGTTTCCAAAACGTATTTGTTCACGATGTAAACGATCAGCAAGGGGCGCATGGGAGAAAGCAAAGCTAGTGTGAGTGCACACAAAAAGGCAAAGATCAACTTACCGCGATACGGTTTGGTGAACTTAAATAACCGCGAGAAAATTCGGGTGTCCATTTTGGTTTGACTTGCCATGCTCCAAAATTACTGCTTCCGTTTGGTTTAGGTGGGACATTCCGGTGATTATTTTGGTTGTAAATCAACTTTTATCGTCTCCCACAGATGCAGATTTTTTGCGCTTCTAATGGCAGCGCTACAGTTGTAATATGTTATTCATGATTCTAATTTTCAATAGTTAAACAAGTGCGTTAGCCGAGCTAGAATCTGGCATCTGTGGGAGATAAAGAGTCACAGTTTTTTAAAACAACATTTTTTAGCTTTTGTGGTTATAGAGTTACTGTTTCTATTCCTTTTTTGAACTATCTTTAGAATCCAAAACAACAGTACTTCATGGTTCACAATTTGAGTCTTACCCCGTCTATTTTTTCTACCTTTTTGGCAGAACTAAGAGACTGCACCATTCAGCAGGATCCGCTGCGTTTTCGCAGAAATCTCGAGCGTGTGGCAGAAGTGATAGCCTATGAGCTGTCAAAACACCTCGATTACGAACTGGTGGATGTAACAACACCTTTGGGTGAAGCCAGTGTGCCGCTTTTGAAGCAACAACCCGTTCTGGCAACCATTTTACGGGCAGGTTTACCAATGCACCAGGGATTGCTGAATATTTTTGACCGGGCCGAAAGCGCTTTTGTTTCGGCATATCGTAAGCATACTACAGCAGAAGATTTTGATATTCATGTAGAATACCTTGCCTCGCCGGATATTGACGGTAAAACGCTCATTATTTCCGATCCGATGCTCGCTACAGGCAGTTCTATGGTGATGGTTTACAAAGCCTTACTGAAACAGGGAAAGCCTGCGAGAGTTCACATCGTAGCCGCTATTGCTGCGCCGGAAGCACTCGAATACGTAAGAAAACACTTACCTGATACCACCACTATTTGGGTGGGCGCAATTGATCGTGAGTTAACGGCTCAATCTTACATCGTACCCGGTTTGGGCGATGCAGGTGATTTGGCGTATGGTGTAAAATGTTAATCCGGATAAAATGAGTTGGGGATTATATTTCGGATTGTTCGGATTGTCGATGATCAAGTTTTTGTTTGCTCCGTTTGGTGGGCCAAAACTTGGGTTGACATATTTGGAAACCTATATCAGTTGCGTTTCAGGAGCGATTTTCTGTGCCATTATTTTTTACTTTTCGGCTGAGTTTTTCATGATCCGAGCCCATAAAAAGCGCAAAAGACTGTATGCCGAAGCTTTGGAACAAGGCATCAAACCGAAGCAGAAAAAGAAATTTACACGGATGAATAAATTCATTGTGAGGATTAAACGTCGTTTCGGCATTTTCGGTATTTCCATGTATGCGCCATTGATCTTGTCGGTTCCGATCGGATCGATTATTACCGCTAAATTTTACGGAAAAGACAAACGTACCTTTCCGCTTATTGTGGTTGGAATTATCATCAACGGTGCGCTTACAACCGGCCTTGCCTATTTGATTTTCTACAGATCGTAATGAAAATCCGTCAGTTATTTTTTGACCTTGACCGCACGTTGTGGGATTTTGAAGCCAATTCCAAAAATGCGCTGCAGCAATTGTACGAAGAATTGGAATTGGGTGTTCACATTGAGCACTTCAACCACTTTCATCACACCTATATTCGCATCAATGCCGAACTATGGAATGCTTACGGCAAAGGAAAAATCAACAAGGAAGAATTGCGCAACAGCCGGTTTGAAAAAACGCTGGCCTATCATGGAATTGACGATAAAATTGTTTCCGGCAAAATGAGTGATGGTTACATTACGCTTTCGCCGACTCAGACTCAATTGTTTCCGGAAGCTTTGGAAATGCTGCAATTTTTTCAGCAGGAAGGTTATCGCATGCACATCATCACCAACGGATTCAAAGAAGTGCAGCATATCAAACTCTCGAACAGCGGCCTGGCTGATTATTTTGAACATGTATTGTGCTCTGAAGAAATCGGATCGACCAAACCGCACCGCGCCATTTTTGAAGAAGCTATGCGCCGCACCGATTGTTTACCACAACATGCTATTATGATCGGGGATGATTTCAAAGCCGACATCATTGGCGCGCTCAACGCCGGCTGGACAGCCATTCATTTCGATCCGGAACACAAATTCAAAAAAGAACGCAATGTGAAACGCATCCGCCACTTAAATGAATTACCTGATGTGGTGAGTATGCTGCCGATTGTGGGAGCTTAGGCAAGTTTATTGAGTTTTTGAGTTCAATGAGTTGTGGACTCACTAACCGATCAACTCATTAAACTAAAGACAATTCACTTATATTTGCTCACACATCACGCACTATGGAAAACAACAAAACAGCACTCCATTTTTTATTTCGCAACAGAAAACTGCTGATTATTTCACTTTTTACCGGTGGCCTGCTGGGCGGAATAATCACCCTTTTTATTCCGAGAACATACCTTTCAACGGCAATCGTGTATCCATATAGCGCTTATACCAAAGACAATATTATTGCCAACCCGCAATTTGGTTTGGAACTGGAAACCGAGCAATTGCTGCAACTGATGGAATCGAAATCGATGCGTGACCGTACCATCAAACATTTCAAGCTTTATAAGTATTACCAGATTGATACAAACAATATCAGCTGGGAATCGCAATTGACGCTTCAGTATATCAATGATGTTTCCTTTGAGCGAAGTAAATACCTGTCGGTGGTGATCAATGTACAAACTAGGGATCCCAAATTATCAGCTCAGATTGCCAACTTCCAGGTTGATGAGATCAATAAATACCGTGCAGAGATTTTTGAAGAAAACAGGGTAAAAGACCTGCATAACACGAAACGCCAACTGGATGTCGTCTCTGCCCGATTGAATAAATTGCGCGATTCGATCTATGCCATCAAAACCGACAAAAGCGAGTTGCTGTATAACTTCATGGAAAATCTCGACAATGAAAACTATGATGCGGGTATTTTTGTCGACGATCCGAGTTTGGAATCACTTATTCAGCGAACGGTATTGATTTACCGCACACACAATCATTTGGCGGAAGAGTACAAAAACAAGCAATTACAATACGAAGCACCGCTCCCTTCTGTTTATACGGTAGATCGCGCGAAACCCAGCTATAAAAAAGCGTCACCATCGTTGGTGTTAAACGTAGTTGTTTCTGCACTTGCATTGTTATTGGTGAGTTTAACGGTGGCAGCCATTCGCCGGAAATGGCTCGAATTTAAATCCGAAATGAAAGGCTAATGTCGTGGATCACCGCGAATAGACTTGTCTTCCTGATTGTGGCTGCTGCAAGCGCGCTGTTTTTGGGCGTTTGGTGGTGTACAGGCAGTATTACTGAAACCGCCTTCCTGCTCACGTTTAGTTGTGGGCTTATCCTTGCTGTCGGATTGCTGATCTACGCATTTAGCTGGTATTACCTGTTGTTGATCGGCCTGATTCCGCTGTCACTGGATGCTATTTTAGCGGGTGGTGCCAAATTAAATTTACCTTCCGAAGGTTTGCTCGTACTGGCAATTCCGGTGTTGCTCTTTTTCAATCACTCCTACACAAAAGGCATCCGGCAAG
Encoded proteins:
- a CDS encoding uracil phosphoribosyltransferase → MVHNLSLTPSIFSTFLAELRDCTIQQDPLRFRRNLERVAEVIAYELSKHLDYELVDVTTPLGEASVPLLKQQPVLATILRAGLPMHQGLLNIFDRAESAFVSAYRKHTTAEDFDIHVEYLASPDIDGKTLIISDPMLATGSSMVMVYKALLKQGKPARVHIVAAIAAPEALEYVRKHLPDTTTIWVGAIDRELTAQSYIVPGLGDAGDLAYGVKC
- a CDS encoding antibiotic ABC transporter ATP-binding protein, with amino-acid sequence MASQTKMDTRIFSRLFKFTKPYRGKLIFAFLCALTLALLSPMRPLLIVYIVNKYVLETPDGTQFGMWLLLVFGMLFLEAVLQFSATYFSNLLAQSVIRDIRVKVFSHITTFRMRYFDKTPVGNLVTRVVSDIEAISEVFSSGLIDIISDLLMLVVIIVVMFVINWQLTALALIPALVLIYATRVFARAMRKSFQQESTQVNRLNTFVQERITGMNIVQLYGREEVEYKAFEEINKDHRQAHINAVWAFSIFFPVVEFLSSFSTAFLILWGAYVFTGPVAPEKNVFLDIFAFSMWISMMYRPIRQLADKFNILQRGVVRAERVFQIIDTEEHVQESGTVDDCDFQQELRFQNVSFAYTDDQPVLKNINLTIEPGKTVAFVGATGAGKTSIVNLLGRFYEYQQGEIYIGEHELRSIKMDYLRKNIAIVLQDIFLFSDTVHNNITLGNPDISREQVIEAARAVGADYFIQLLPGGYDYQVGERGGVLSVGQRQLLAFIRAYVYNPHILILDEATSSVDNESEEMIQEATAKLTEGRTSIVIAHRLSTIQQADTIVVLDKGEIKEMGSHDELLQLDGYYKRLFTMQFARS
- a CDS encoding DNA-binding protein is translated as MGKTNIITVNGSQILISNFKEEDYICLTDMVRANDGDDSRPNIIVQNWMRNRNTVEFLGVWESLNNPAFKGIEFDALRKEAGLNSFVLTPKKWTELTDAIGVISKQGKQGGIYAHKDIAFEFGSWLSPIFKLYIIKEYQRLKEIENNQYGLEWNVKRMVSKANYHIHTQAVKDYIIPRAGYSQAKEWLAYADEADLLNIVVFGCTAKAWRESNPVRSLRGENIRDMASINDLTILSNMESLNSILITNGIDRKERFKILHQTVKSQKSVLDGLDSNRAIPKLSDTTYIDAIAIQHLEPPKPKPKVSDLNTPNLSINKEIAKETEKRKDLSDFNQNLVKAIKNEKGTK
- a CDS encoding noncanonical pyrimidine nucleotidase, YjjG family, whose translation is MKIRQLFFDLDRTLWDFEANSKNALQQLYEELELGVHIEHFNHFHHTYIRINAELWNAYGKGKINKEELRNSRFEKTLAYHGIDDKIVSGKMSDGYITLSPTQTQLFPEALEMLQFFQQEGYRMHIITNGFKEVQHIKLSNSGLADYFEHVLCSEEIGSTKPHRAIFEEAMRRTDCLPQHAIMIGDDFKADIIGALNAGWTAIHFDPEHKFKKERNVKRIRHLNELPDVVSMLPIVGA
- a CDS encoding IS1595 family transposase yields the protein MNKDFKSILELLKEFSNEQICIDHLTELRWDGDVVSPFDSSSKVYTCKGNKYRCKNTGKYFNVRTGTMFDNTKIPLQKWFLAIWIVTSHKKGISSVQLSKDIDVTQKSAWFMLQRIRNCFGIENNNELDNEVECDETYVGGKNKNRHADKKVANSQGRSTKDKAPVFGMVERNGKLNAKKVDDTKARTLTNEIIQVVKETATMYTDEYLGYSSLKRIYDHAFVKHNSGEYVNGRIHTNTIEGFWSLLKRGIFGIYHFTSKKHLQMYVDEFVFRYNTREHTETSRFNLLLANSTKRLTYNTLING